Proteins from a single region of Gossypium arboreum isolate Shixiya-1 chromosome 1, ASM2569848v2, whole genome shotgun sequence:
- the LOC108483617 gene encoding probable Ufm1-specific protease isoform X2 — protein sequence MEKNNRSIRIECPKLLITRNESDLQWLIGSPFFPPLTIISTFRCIHSNSSGPDFPKESEEIRTLLLKGFDVIGALIVGKSDPEKTAARAVEAARTLKKLLTGTTKLENEETIGAVADPDTGDIRFFLSETESSTSFELVNPVSYGDNPEKFVWESGCLLLCQLPIKLPLCYPVNKPSDAESIFSRAIEAVIAKFKDPNVVYLVEASNRGSLDVVQPVILRGSELDFDAAVANIELLDEAAHNSEKKLLQCAHFCLKSKSTLQLFSAENADIIQISVLLNRSEKSPKCSAPAVEYFAAMDETRLLIVDFKLEVLCYAVQGILLMHAISKLIIPGLIDQLISMKKMNLPYLLTQHPELHPYHFCPPGIAHPVTVIYELNYGETEIKQVDARRSLHLRLGLPFDRPLLRIANSLDLSIKSHSSNRSTRKGSSLLKDVHIGIPGSGVSGGSVSLVQGSYEYYHYLQDGFDDSGWGCAYRSLQTIVSWFRLQHYSSVDVPSHREIQQSLVDIGDKDPAFIGSREWIGAIELSFVLDKLLGVSCKVINVRSGSELPEKCRELALHFETQGTPVMIGGGVLAYTLLGVDYNEATGECAFLMLDPHYTGSDDVKKIVNGGWCGWKKSVDSKGKSFFLQDKFYNLLLPQRPNRV from the exons ATGGAGAAGAACAATAGAAGCATACGAATCGAGTGCCCTAAGCTGTTGATCACCCGAAATGAATCGGATCTCCAATGGTTAATCGGATCCCCATTTTTCCCTCCACTCACTATCATCTCCACCTTCAGATGCATCCATTCCAATTCCTCCGGCCCGGATTTCCCCAAGGAATCAG AGGAAATCAGGACGCTACTCTTGAAAGGATTCGATGTAATTGGAGCGTTAATTGTTGGAAAATCCGATCCCGAAAAGACAGCGGCGAGGGCTGTTGAAGCTGCTCGGACATTGAAGAAACTTTTAACTGGAACAACAAAACTGGAAAATGAAGAGACGATCGGAGCTGTTGCTGATCCGGATACCGGGGATATTCGTTTCTTTTTATCGGAGACAGAGAGTTCGACGAGCTTCGAGTTGGTTAATCCTGTTTCGTACGGTGATAATCCTGAGAAATTCGTTTGGGAGAGTGGCTGTTTACTACTCTGCCAGCTTCCAATTAAATTGCCTCTCTGTTATCCTGTAAACAAGCCCTCTG ATGCGGAGAGTATTTTCTCGCGTGCAATTGAAGCAGTTATTGCTAAGTTCAAAGATCCAAATGTTGTGTATCTGGTTGAAGCATCCAATAGAGGTTCTTTAGATGTAGTTCAACCTGTCATTCTTCGTGGTTcagaattggattttgatgcAGCTGTAGCAAACATTGAGCTTTTGGATGAAGCTGCTCATAattctgagaaaaagcttttACAATGTGCACACTTTTGTTTAAAAAGTAAATCTACTTTACAGTTGTTTTCTGCTGAG AATGCAGATATAATCCAAATAAGTGTTCTGCTTAATAGATCTGAAAAGTCTCCAAAATGCAGTGCACCTGCTGTAGAATACTTTGCAG CTATGGATGAAACTAGACTTTTGATTGTGGATTTCAAGCTAGAAGTACTCTGTTATGCAGTCCAGGGCATCCTGCTGATGCATGCTATTTCAAAATTAATCATCCCTGGGTTAATTGACCAGTTAATTTCTATGAAGAAAATGAACTTGCCTTATTTGTTAACACAGCATCCAGAG CTGCACCCATATCACTTTTGTCCACCTGGGATAGCACATCCAGTAACTGTTATCTATGAACTTAATTATGGGGAGACTGAAATAAAGCAAG TTGATGCTAGAAGATCCCTACATCTAAGGCTAGGGTTGCCATTTGATCGTCCTCTCTTAAGAATTGCCAATTCCCTGGATTTGTCTATAAAGTCCCATTCAAGCAACCGCTCAACAAGAAAAG GCTCCTCTTTGCTTAAAGATGTGCATATTGGGATTCCTGGCAGTGGGG TCTCTGGTGGCAGTGTTTCTCTAGTTCAAGGTTCTTATGAGTACTATCATTATCTGCAAGATGGCTTTGATGATTCG GGATGGGGTTGCGCTTACCGCTCTCTTCAGACTATAGTTTCATGGTTCAGGCTCCAACATTATTCATCTGTAGATGTTCCTTCACACAG GGAAATACAACAGTCGCTTGTAGATATTGGTGACAAGGATCCTGCCTTCATTGGTTCACGGGAATGGATCGGTGCAATTGAATTGAGCTTTGTTTTGGATAAACTTTTGGGT GTTAGTTGCAAAGTCATAAACGTTAGGTCAGGATCTGAGCTTCCTGAAAAATGTCGAGAACTGGCATTGCATTTTGAAACTCAGGGAACACCTGTTATGATTG GTGGTGGTGTTCTTGCATACACCCTTCTAGGAGTGGATTACAATGAAGCAACCGGAGAATGTGCATTTCTAATGCTAGATCCCCACTATACTGGAAGTGATGATGTGAAGAAAATTGTAAATGGGGGATGGTGTGGATGGAAAAAATCAGTTGATAGCAAGGGAAAGAGTTTCTTTTTGCAAGATAAGTTCTACAATCTTCTACTTCCGCAACGGCCTAACAGGGTTTAG
- the LOC108482834 gene encoding GDSL esterase/lipase At1g06990-like, with translation MPTSKLFIMLAVLICMAPINTCSSAAASTASLTTRPPSPKFPAIFVFGDSTVDTGNNNYVKTIIKANLPPYGENFPGHIPTGRFSDGKLVPDFLASFLGFKDDVPPFLKPNLSENELRTGVTFASAGSGYDYLTSSLSNAIPVSKQVEMFKSYINKLMGIVGKDKANNIIGEALVLISAGTNDFVFNFHDIPTRRLEFDIVGYQHFLLQKLEDFLKELYELGCRKMMVAGLPPIGCLPIQMTAKFQIPTNRKCLEDQNSDAESYNKKLAKLLPELQANIPGSKLAYTDVYEPLFDMINYPQQYGFVEIKRGCCGTGYIEALFLCNPMTPVCRNPSEFLFWDSIHPSQQTYIYLANYIIQEVLPLFDK, from the exons ATGCCAACCTCCAAACTCTTCATCATGCTCGCAGTACTCATATGTATGGCTCCAATCAACACTTGCAGCAGCGCCGCCGCTTCTACCGCCTCCCTGACAACAAGACCGCCATCACCAAAGTTTCCAGCCATTTTTGTATTTGGTGATTCAACTGTAGATACAGGCAATAATAACTATGTCAAAACAATAATCAAAGCTAACCTGCCACCGTATGGCGAAAACTTTCCCGGCCACATTCCGACGGGGAGGTTTTCTGACGGAAAACTTGTCCCCGATTTCCTCGCATCGTTTCTAGGGTTCAAAGACGATGTCCCGCCGTTCCTAAAGCCAAATCTGTCGGAAAATGAGCTCCGAACTGGCGTTACCTTCGCGTCAGCTGGATCAGGATATGATTATTTAACTTCTAGTTTATCCAATGCCATCCCAGTTTCAAAACAAGTTGAGATGTTCAAGAGTTACATAAACAAGCTTATGGGAATTGTTGGAAAAGATAAGGCCAACAACATCATTGGCGAAGCTCTGGTACTGATTAGTGCAGGGACTAATGATTTCGTTTTCAATTTCCATGATATTCCGACCAGACGATTGGAGTTCGACATTGTTGGATACCAACATTTTCTGCTTCAGAAACTAGAAGATTTTCTCAAG gaATTATATGAACTCGGATGCCGAAAAATGATGGTAGCCGGACTGCCTCCCATCGGTTGCTTACCGATTCAAATGACGGCGAAATTTCAAATTCCAACAAATCGAAAATGCTTGGAAGATCAGAACTCGGACGCTGAATCTTATAACAAGAAGCTTGCCAAACTGTTGCCTGAACTACAAGCAAACATTCCAGGGAGCAAACTTGCATATACAGACGTTTATGAACCATTATTTGACATGATTAATTATCCTCAACAATATG GATTTgtagaaataaagaggggttgttgTGGCACTGGATACATAGAGGCATTATTCTTGTGCAATCCAATGACTCCAGTATGTAGAAATCCTTCAGAATTTTTGTTTTGGGATTCCATTCATCCCTCCCAACAAACTTATATTTACCTTGCCAATTACATTATCCAGGAAGTTCTTCCTCTCtttgataaatga
- the LOC108483617 gene encoding probable Ufm1-specific protease isoform X1, producing MEKNNRSIRIECPKLLITRNESDLQWLIGSPFFPPLTIISTFRCIHSNSSGPDFPKESEEIRTLLLKGFDVIGALIVGKSDPEKTAARAVEAARTLKKLLTGTTKLENEETIGAVADPDTGDIRFFLSETESSTSFELVNPVSYGDNPEKFVWESGCLLLCQLPIKLPLCYPVNKPSDAESIFSRAIEAVIAKFKDPNVVYLVEASNRGSLDVVQPVILRGSELDFDAAVANIELLDEAAHNSEKKLLQCAHFCLKSKSTLQLFSAENADIIQISVLLNRSEKSPKCSAPAVEYFAAMDETRLLIVDFKLEVLCYAVQGILLMHAISKLIIPGLIDQLISMKKMNLPYLLTQHPELHPYHFCPPGIAHPVTVIYELNYGETEIKQVDARRSLHLRLGLPFDRPLLRIANSLDLSIKSHSSNRSTRKAGSSLLKDVHIGIPGSGVSGGSVSLVQGSYEYYHYLQDGFDDSGWGCAYRSLQTIVSWFRLQHYSSVDVPSHREIQQSLVDIGDKDPAFIGSREWIGAIELSFVLDKLLGVSCKVINVRSGSELPEKCRELALHFETQGTPVMIGGGVLAYTLLGVDYNEATGECAFLMLDPHYTGSDDVKKIVNGGWCGWKKSVDSKGKSFFLQDKFYNLLLPQRPNRV from the exons ATGGAGAAGAACAATAGAAGCATACGAATCGAGTGCCCTAAGCTGTTGATCACCCGAAATGAATCGGATCTCCAATGGTTAATCGGATCCCCATTTTTCCCTCCACTCACTATCATCTCCACCTTCAGATGCATCCATTCCAATTCCTCCGGCCCGGATTTCCCCAAGGAATCAG AGGAAATCAGGACGCTACTCTTGAAAGGATTCGATGTAATTGGAGCGTTAATTGTTGGAAAATCCGATCCCGAAAAGACAGCGGCGAGGGCTGTTGAAGCTGCTCGGACATTGAAGAAACTTTTAACTGGAACAACAAAACTGGAAAATGAAGAGACGATCGGAGCTGTTGCTGATCCGGATACCGGGGATATTCGTTTCTTTTTATCGGAGACAGAGAGTTCGACGAGCTTCGAGTTGGTTAATCCTGTTTCGTACGGTGATAATCCTGAGAAATTCGTTTGGGAGAGTGGCTGTTTACTACTCTGCCAGCTTCCAATTAAATTGCCTCTCTGTTATCCTGTAAACAAGCCCTCTG ATGCGGAGAGTATTTTCTCGCGTGCAATTGAAGCAGTTATTGCTAAGTTCAAAGATCCAAATGTTGTGTATCTGGTTGAAGCATCCAATAGAGGTTCTTTAGATGTAGTTCAACCTGTCATTCTTCGTGGTTcagaattggattttgatgcAGCTGTAGCAAACATTGAGCTTTTGGATGAAGCTGCTCATAattctgagaaaaagcttttACAATGTGCACACTTTTGTTTAAAAAGTAAATCTACTTTACAGTTGTTTTCTGCTGAG AATGCAGATATAATCCAAATAAGTGTTCTGCTTAATAGATCTGAAAAGTCTCCAAAATGCAGTGCACCTGCTGTAGAATACTTTGCAG CTATGGATGAAACTAGACTTTTGATTGTGGATTTCAAGCTAGAAGTACTCTGTTATGCAGTCCAGGGCATCCTGCTGATGCATGCTATTTCAAAATTAATCATCCCTGGGTTAATTGACCAGTTAATTTCTATGAAGAAAATGAACTTGCCTTATTTGTTAACACAGCATCCAGAG CTGCACCCATATCACTTTTGTCCACCTGGGATAGCACATCCAGTAACTGTTATCTATGAACTTAATTATGGGGAGACTGAAATAAAGCAAG TTGATGCTAGAAGATCCCTACATCTAAGGCTAGGGTTGCCATTTGATCGTCCTCTCTTAAGAATTGCCAATTCCCTGGATTTGTCTATAAAGTCCCATTCAAGCAACCGCTCAACAAGAAAAG CAGGCTCCTCTTTGCTTAAAGATGTGCATATTGGGATTCCTGGCAGTGGGG TCTCTGGTGGCAGTGTTTCTCTAGTTCAAGGTTCTTATGAGTACTATCATTATCTGCAAGATGGCTTTGATGATTCG GGATGGGGTTGCGCTTACCGCTCTCTTCAGACTATAGTTTCATGGTTCAGGCTCCAACATTATTCATCTGTAGATGTTCCTTCACACAG GGAAATACAACAGTCGCTTGTAGATATTGGTGACAAGGATCCTGCCTTCATTGGTTCACGGGAATGGATCGGTGCAATTGAATTGAGCTTTGTTTTGGATAAACTTTTGGGT GTTAGTTGCAAAGTCATAAACGTTAGGTCAGGATCTGAGCTTCCTGAAAAATGTCGAGAACTGGCATTGCATTTTGAAACTCAGGGAACACCTGTTATGATTG GTGGTGGTGTTCTTGCATACACCCTTCTAGGAGTGGATTACAATGAAGCAACCGGAGAATGTGCATTTCTAATGCTAGATCCCCACTATACTGGAAGTGATGATGTGAAGAAAATTGTAAATGGGGGATGGTGTGGATGGAAAAAATCAGTTGATAGCAAGGGAAAGAGTTTCTTTTTGCAAGATAAGTTCTACAATCTTCTACTTCCGCAACGGCCTAACAGGGTTTAG
- the LOC108480385 gene encoding adenosylhomocysteinase 1-like, whose product MALIVSRTATGREFKVKDIAQADFGRLEIELAEVEMPGLMACRAEFGPTQPLKEARITGSLHMTIQTAVLIETLTALGAEVRWCSCNIFSTQDHAASAIARDSAAVFAWKGETLEEYWWCTEKALEWGPGGGPDLIVDDGGDATLLIHEGVKAEGEYERSGKLPNPNETENAEFQIVLSIIKEGLLIDPKRYTRMKDRLVGVSEETTTGVKRLYQMQANGTLLFPAINVNDSVTKSKFDNLYGCRHSLPDGLMRATDVMIAGKIAVVCGYGDVGKGCAAALKAAGARVIVTEIDPICALQALMEGIPVLTLEDMVAEADIFVTTTGNKDIIMVSHMKQMKNNAVVCNIGHFDNEIDMLGLETYPGIKRITIKPQTDRWIFPETNRGIIVLAEGRLMNLGCATGHPSFVMSCSFTNQVIAQLELWKERGSGKYEKKVYVLPKHLDEMVGSLHLGKLGAKLTKLTPDQAAYISVPVEGPYKPPHYRY is encoded by the exons ATGGCTCTCATCGTTTCCAGAACCGCCACTGGCCGCGAGTTCAAAGTTAAGGACATTGCCCAAGCCGACTTTGGCCGCCTGGAAATCGAGCTGGCTGAGGTCGAAATGCCTGGACTTATGGCTTGTCGCGCTGAGTTCGGTCCAACCCAACCCCTCAAAGAAGCTCGCATCACCGGTTCCCTCCACATGACAATCCAAACCGCCGTCCTCATTGAGACCTTAACCGCCCTTGGCGCTGAAGTCCGCTGGTGCTCCTGCAACATCTTCTCCACGCAAGACCACGCCGCCTCTGCCATTGCTCGTGACTCCGCCGCCGTCTTTGCATGGAAAGGAGAGACCCTCGAAGAATATTGGTGGTGCACAGAGAAAGCTCTCGAATGGGGCCCCGGTGGCGGACCTGATTTGATAGTCGACGATGGTGGAGACGCCACGCTTTTGATCCACGAAGGGGTTAAGGCGGAGGGAGAGTATGAGAGGAGCGGCAAGTTGCCGAATCCGAATGAGACTGAAAACGCCGAGTTTCAAATCGTTTTGAGTATTATCAAAGAAGGATTATTAATTGACCCCAAAAGATATACAAGGATGAAGGACAGATTGGTTGGCGTTTCAGAGGAAACTACCACTGGTGTTAAAAGATTATATCAAATGCAAGCTAATGGGACCCTTTTATTCCCCGCCATTAATGTCAATGATTCTGTTACGAAGAGCAAG TTTGATAACTTGTATGGATGTCGACATTCACTGCCTGATGGTCTTATGAGAGCTACTGATGTAATGATTGCTGGAAAAATTGCTGTTGTTTGTGGTTATGGAGACGTTGGCAAGGGTTGTGCCGCTGCTCTTAAGGCAGCCGGAGCTCGTGTGATTGTGACCGAAATCGATCCCATTTGTGCTCTTCAGGCTTTAATGGAAGGTATTCCGGTTTTGACATTAGAAGACATGGTTGCCGAAGCGGACATTTTTGTGACTACCACTGGAAATAAGGATATTATTATGGTTAGTCATATGAAGCAGATGAAGAACAATGCGGTCGTGTGCAACATCGGTCATTTCGATAATGAGATTGATATGCTTGGTCTTGAGACTTACCCAGGTATTAAGCGGATCACTATCAAGCCTCAAACTGATCGGTGGATCTTCCCGGAGACTAATAGGGGTATCATTGTGCTTGCGGAAGGACGACTTATGAATTTGGGGTGCGCAACCGGGCATCCAAGTTTTGTGATGTCTTGCTCGTTCACAAACCAAGTGATTGCTCAGCTCGAGCTGTGGAAGGAGAGGGGAAGTGGCAAGTATGAGAAGAAAGTCTATGTTTTGCCCAAGCACTTGGATGAGATGGTTGGGTCACTTCATCTTGGGAAGCTTGGAGCTAAACTTACTAAGCTCACTCCTGACCAAGCTGCATACATCAGTGTCCCTGTTGAAGGTCCTTATAAACCTCCTCATTACAGGTACTAG